In the genome of Ignavibacteriales bacterium, one region contains:
- a CDS encoding response regulator, whose protein sequence is MSRNADILIVDDEQVVIDAVKKICSLEKINVDTSLDVSDAVKKISGTKYNLIVCDIMMPEVDGFQFLDLLVQKKIDTPVVMTTGYSTVENAVKSLYKGAIDFIPKPFTADEMLNAILRGLRYAEIQKMISANRTNQDDTIIYVPCPAKYSRLGYSSWVSVERDGTALIGLTDLYTKIISSLKEIELFRIEEEIVQGNTCAIITDINELNHPVLSPITGRIIERNEEVTKEASVIEKDPYFKGWLYRIIPSDVEYELKNLVPCSSDRL, encoded by the coding sequence ATGAGCAGGAACGCAGATATATTAATTGTCGATGATGAACAGGTTGTGATTGACGCTGTAAAAAAAATCTGTTCGCTTGAAAAAATAAATGTCGACACCTCTCTTGATGTAAGTGATGCTGTAAAAAAAATATCTGGGACTAAATACAATTTAATTGTCTGTGATATTATGATGCCTGAAGTTGATGGATTTCAGTTCCTGGATCTGCTTGTTCAAAAAAAAATAGATACTCCTGTAGTAATGACAACAGGCTACTCAACTGTTGAAAATGCAGTAAAGTCACTCTACAAAGGTGCAATTGATTTTATTCCAAAGCCGTTCACTGCGGATGAAATGCTGAATGCAATATTGAGAGGTCTTCGTTATGCAGAAATACAAAAAATGATTTCTGCTAACCGGACCAATCAGGATGATACGATAATTTATGTGCCTTGCCCGGCGAAGTATTCAAGACTCGGATATTCAAGCTGGGTCTCGGTTGAAAGAGATGGAACAGCATTAATCGGATTGACAGATCTGTATACAAAGATCATAAGTTCTTTAAAGGAAATTGAACTCTTCAGAATCGAAGAGGAAATAGTACAGGGAAACACTTGCGCTATTATCACAGATATTAATGAATTGAATCATCCCGTTCTTTCACCTATAACGGGAAGAATAATTGAAAGAAATGAAGAAGTAACAAAAGAAGCATCTGTAATTGAAAAGGATCCATACTTCAAAGGCTGGTTGTACCGCATTATTCCTTCAGATGTTGAATATGAATTGAAAAACCTTGTCCCATGCAGCTCAGACAGATTATGA
- a CDS encoding response regulator, with protein MALFILAIVIFVIADILIRMVGRKMQEKKVKLERENVLQESLKLDFSKEAKTLKRAEVENPKARILCVDDEEVILGSFRKILVLDGYSVDTVETGQEALGLIQKHHYDFVFTDLKMPEMSGVDVTKSVKHMRPDIDVIIITGYASVETAVECMKYGAMDYVQKPFTEDELLEFVKKTLIKRQDRIEKLLKPKVHISHLPEAEYFHKAEFAIPGGVFISKNHCWVSMDQDGSAKIGIDDFAKKLVGKIDDIELPNLGMNVKTGQPLFTVRQNNKSITFSSPVSGQVSSVNLLLKEDLESLDTTPYERNWFCVIDAENMDSEISSLKIGKAAVSFFQEDIESFRSQVSKILKQKNQDYPDKPTDDLYVGVLENFDDGDWDKVTEQFFKR; from the coding sequence ATGGCACTCTTTATACTCGCAATAGTAATATTCGTCATTGCTGATATTCTTATTAGAATGGTCGGCAGAAAAATGCAGGAGAAAAAAGTAAAACTTGAAAGGGAGAACGTTCTCCAGGAAAGTCTTAAACTTGACTTCAGCAAGGAAGCTAAAACATTAAAACGTGCAGAAGTTGAAAATCCAAAAGCGCGGATACTCTGCGTTGATGATGAAGAAGTTATTCTCGGCAGTTTCAGAAAAATTCTTGTACTGGACGGCTACTCTGTTGATACTGTTGAAACAGGTCAGGAAGCACTTGGGCTTATTCAAAAACATCATTATGATTTTGTGTTCACAGACCTGAAGATGCCTGAGATGAGCGGTGTTGATGTTACGAAGTCGGTAAAGCATATGAGACCTGATATTGATGTTATAATTATTACAGGTTATGCTTCAGTTGAAACAGCAGTTGAATGTATGAAGTACGGTGCAATGGATTATGTTCAAAAACCATTTACTGAAGATGAATTGCTTGAGTTCGTAAAAAAGACTTTAATTAAACGTCAGGATAGGATTGAAAAATTACTTAAACCAAAAGTTCATATATCACATCTTCCTGAAGCAGAATATTTTCACAAAGCGGAATTTGCTATACCAGGCGGAGTGTTCATATCAAAAAATCACTGCTGGGTTAGTATGGATCAGGATGGTTCCGCTAAAATCGGTATAGACGACTTTGCTAAAAAGCTTGTTGGTAAAATTGATGACATTGAACTTCCGAATCTTGGTATGAATGTAAAAACAGGTCAGCCTTTGTTTACAGTCAGGCAGAATAATAAAAGCATAACATTCAGTTCACCTGTAAGCGGTCAGGTTTCAAGTGTAAATCTTCTGTTGAAAGAAGATCTGGAATCACTTGATACAACACCGTATGAAAGGAACTGGTTCTGTGTAATTGACGCTGAAAACATGGACTCTGAAATTTCTAGTCTTAAAATTGGCAAAGCGGCAGTTTCATTTTTCCAGGAAGATATAGAATCATTCCGCTCACAGGTATCTAAAATATTAAAACAAAAAAATCAGGACTATCCGGATAAACCAACAGATGATTTATATGTAGGTGTTCTTGAAAATTTTGATGATGGGGACTGGGATAAAGTTACAGAACAATTTTTCAAAAGATAA
- a CDS encoding polysaccharide deacetylase family protein yields MANSGLKKAYYLTRPLIPRSLQLMMRRILVRSQRKKFANVWPVLEKAAQPPKNWKGWPENKKFALVLTHDVELQGGHDKCKKLMKLEMELGFRSCFYIVPERYKVDPNLRDEMVRNGFEVGLHGLNHDGRLYESKETFLYRAKKINEYIKDWNSVGFRSPAMHHNLEWIHNLNIEHDASTFDTDPFEPQPDGAETIFPFWVEGNGNFKGYVELPYTLPQDFALYIIMKEKDNSIWKNKVDWIASKGGMVLVDVHPDYVNFDGQKNGPEEFPVSLYSGFLEYIKSKYEGQYWHVLPKDIAKFWRENYKY; encoded by the coding sequence ATGGCAAATTCCGGTTTAAAAAAAGCTTATTACCTCACGCGTCCGTTAATTCCCCGCTCTCTTCAGCTTATGATGAGAAGAATTCTTGTTCGCTCACAGAGAAAAAAGTTTGCAAATGTTTGGCCAGTTTTGGAAAAGGCAGCACAACCACCTAAAAACTGGAAGGGCTGGCCTGAAAATAAAAAGTTTGCTCTCGTACTTACACACGACGTTGAACTGCAAGGTGGTCATGATAAATGCAAAAAATTAATGAAACTCGAAATGGAGTTGGGCTTTCGGTCATGCTTTTATATTGTACCTGAAAGATATAAAGTAGATCCTAACCTGCGCGATGAAATGGTAAGAAATGGTTTTGAAGTTGGACTGCATGGTTTAAATCATGACGGCAGACTTTACGAATCGAAAGAAACTTTTCTTTACCGCGCAAAAAAAATAAATGAATATATAAAAGACTGGAATTCAGTCGGTTTCAGATCGCCGGCAATGCACCATAACCTGGAGTGGATTCACAATCTGAACATTGAACACGATGCATCAACATTTGATACCGATCCGTTTGAACCTCAGCCCGATGGTGCCGAAACAATTTTCCCATTCTGGGTTGAAGGAAACGGAAACTTCAAAGGTTACGTCGAACTTCCATACACACTACCGCAGGATTTTGCTCTGTACATTATCATGAAAGAAAAAGACAACAGCATCTGGAAAAACAAAGTTGATTGGATAGCATCAAAAGGCGGAATGGTGCTTGTTGATGTACATCCTGATTATGTAAATTTTGACGGACAAAAAAATGGTCCGGAAGAATTTCCTGTCAGTTTATATTCAGGATTTTTAGAATACATTAAAAGTAAATATGAAGGTCAGTACTGGCATGTTCTGCCAAAAGATATTGCAAAGTTCTGGCGCGAGAATTATAAATACTGA
- a CDS encoding GNAT family N-acetyltransferase encodes MESELTIVNLLHDFSWNESLTTKDNFSFFHTSMWAEVLVNSYRYKPFYILSQSDNTVKFLLPLMEINSSFTHRRAISLPFSDHCEPINEIGLDAESFLSKIYEIGILNEWRTIEFRGGENFFPEKNIYNYVLGHSLSLGKSVEDIFNSLTLNTKRNIKKAIRENVRVDITDDFNSIKIFYELMSITRKRHGLPTQPLNFYRQIHESIIKKNSGILMLASHNGKYIAGAMFFHIGNKALFKFGASDMEYKHLRANNLIMWEAITYYKAAGHLNLDFGRTDLTAAGLRHYKLGWGCEERLIPYFKYDVRRKVFIKKIIHPAYGIESIFKHLPVTLLKKIGDIFYKHMG; translated from the coding sequence TTGGAGTCAGAGCTAACAATTGTAAATCTATTACACGATTTTTCGTGGAATGAATCACTTACAACAAAGGATAATTTTTCTTTTTTCCACACTTCAATGTGGGCTGAAGTTCTTGTCAATTCTTATCGATATAAGCCATTCTATATTTTATCACAAAGTGATAATACAGTAAAATTCCTTCTTCCACTGATGGAGATAAACAGTTCATTTACTCACAGACGCGCAATATCACTGCCTTTTAGTGACCACTGTGAACCAATAAATGAGATCGGACTCGACGCAGAATCGTTCCTGAGTAAAATTTATGAGATAGGAATTTTGAATGAATGGAGGACGATTGAATTTCGCGGAGGTGAGAATTTCTTTCCGGAAAAAAACATTTACAATTATGTACTGGGTCATTCCCTGTCTCTTGGAAAATCTGTTGAAGATATTTTTAATTCCCTGACACTGAACACAAAAAGAAATATCAAAAAAGCTATAAGGGAAAATGTCAGGGTTGATATTACTGATGATTTCAACTCAATTAAAATATTTTATGAGCTTATGTCTATCACCCGGAAACGACATGGACTTCCTACACAACCGTTGAACTTTTACAGACAGATTCACGAGAGTATCATAAAGAAAAATTCCGGGATATTAATGCTTGCATCTCACAACGGGAAATACATAGCTGGGGCGATGTTCTTCCATATAGGTAATAAGGCGTTGTTTAAATTTGGAGCATCGGATATGGAGTATAAACATTTGCGCGCTAACAATTTGATTATGTGGGAGGCAATAACATATTACAAAGCAGCAGGTCATTTAAATTTAGATTTTGGCAGAACTGATTTGACAGCGGCAGGACTGCGACACTACAAATTAGGCTGGGGTTGTGAAGAACGTTTAATCCCATATTTCAAGTATGACGTCCGGAGAAAAGTATTCATAAAAAAAATTATTCACCCGGCTTACGGAATAGAATCCATCTTTAAACATTTGCCGGTAACACTGCTCAAAAAAATCGGTGATATTTTTTACAAGCATATGGGATAA
- a CDS encoding amino acid adenylation domain-containing protein gives MTDHNQVTPTNEVYAFPASYAQQQLWFLHMVDPDSAVYNIPFAFKLKGKVNISALEQSINEIIHRHETFRTTFALAEGALQQYIASELFLPLKVHDLREKTDKKLLADQIIKNHTIAPFNLFTGPLIKSGIILTEDDESILLFNFHHIILDHTSVLAFTNELTEIYKAKINNRNHSLPEPSIQYADMVIWQREEAQIAAVNEKLAYWKSQLEGQLQFLDLPTDRQRPSRQTFVGAERKVKFSKELSEQIREFSRREKKSLFVVLLTTFKILFHRYTNKTDITVGCPFANRNQPGLEEVMGCCMNTLPLRTSFSETDSFKQVLDKVRDVTLGAHSNQEVSFEQIVEQLHPMRDGSFNPLFQVSFMFQDPPMKLYLEGLECESFEVHSGTSKFDCTLWMWDDEEGISGLFEYNTDLFEESTIDRMFSNFSTLLRGIVNNPETSVAKLTVLSADEKELTLKSWNETSFEYPSDKTIHQLFENIAEQYPDKTAVEFREETISYKELNERANQLAFYLAEHGVKQESLVGIYLERSIEMVVALLGIMKAGGAYVPMDPLFPQDRLAYMLEDAGIQTLVTQNSLSGSFAGFKGKEILIDTEKRKIQEKEKTNPSVKSNSSNLAYVIYTSGSTGKPKGVQIEQRAVVNFLVSMLKEPGLTNTDVLLSVTTLSFDIAGLEIYLPLIAGAKVLLVPKETSLDGKALINLIKTKSVTVMQATPSTWRLMLAANWDKQLGIKILCGGEALPAELASDLIKREKLLWNMYGPTETTIWSAVKKIDNENGPVLIGKPIANTQFYILDKNNQPVPIGVAGELHIGGDGLARGYLNRPELTNEKFIKNPFTNGESRIYKTGDLVRWRSDGFIEFLGRLDHQVKVRGFRIELGEIESALGNHPEIKQAVVTVFQPVSGDTRIVAYLIPTNGRNPVTNDLRDFLRISLPEYMIPAHYEFLSEFPLTPNGKIDRKALPEPSASKTESTGEFNGPRDEIEIQLTALWEKMLKVKPIGIKDNFFELGGHSLLAAQLFANIEKIFGVNIPLAILFQAPTIELLANIIKEKDHKKLWSSLVPIQPNGTKPPLYLVHGAEGNVLLYRELANQLGKDQPVYGLQSRGLDGQYDMHTKFEEMAADYINEIKSLQPDGPYYLAGYCLGGAIAFEMAQQLKSNGDEIAFLGMLETYNIKSNCNQLPPFQKYYSTIENVVFHFQNAYSIRSGERKKFLFEKFTIELNRIKMKWGLFKNKIAGKFRPDEVLKYHHLQIDKINDKAQADYEPRLYPGKIKLYKPKKDFTGYTDEKFGWGNLAAEGVDITTLPIYPRGMLVEPYVQLLAAQLKADMDKAAQNK, from the coding sequence TTGACCGATCATAATCAAGTTACTCCGACAAATGAAGTTTATGCATTCCCGGCATCATATGCACAGCAGCAGTTGTGGTTTCTGCATATGGTGGATCCGGATAGCGCTGTGTATAATATTCCGTTTGCTTTTAAACTGAAAGGTAAAGTAAACATTAGTGCACTTGAGCAAAGCATTAACGAGATAATACATCGCCATGAAACATTCCGCACAACTTTTGCGCTTGCTGAAGGAGCACTTCAGCAGTACATCGCATCTGAATTATTTTTACCATTAAAAGTTCATGATCTAAGAGAAAAAACTGACAAGAAATTACTCGCTGATCAAATAATAAAAAATCATACAATAGCTCCTTTCAATTTATTTACAGGTCCGCTGATCAAATCAGGAATAATTTTGACTGAAGATGATGAATCAATCCTGCTTTTTAATTTTCATCATATCATTCTTGATCACACCTCGGTTCTGGCTTTCACAAATGAATTAACGGAAATCTATAAAGCTAAAATCAATAACCGTAACCACTCACTTCCTGAGCCGTCAATTCAATATGCAGATATGGTCATCTGGCAGAGAGAAGAAGCACAAATTGCTGCTGTGAATGAAAAACTTGCGTACTGGAAGTCGCAGCTTGAAGGTCAGCTTCAGTTTTTGGATTTACCTACTGACAGGCAACGTCCTTCAAGACAAACATTTGTTGGTGCGGAAAGAAAAGTAAAATTCAGTAAAGAACTGAGTGAACAAATCCGTGAGTTCAGCCGGCGCGAGAAAAAATCTCTTTTTGTAGTTCTGCTTACAACTTTTAAAATTCTTTTTCACAGGTATACAAATAAAACCGATATTACGGTTGGATGCCCGTTTGCCAACCGGAATCAACCCGGACTTGAAGAAGTGATGGGATGCTGTATGAATACACTTCCATTAAGGACTTCTTTTTCTGAAACTGATTCATTCAAACAGGTGCTGGATAAAGTTCGGGATGTTACTCTCGGAGCTCATTCTAACCAGGAAGTATCATTCGAACAAATAGTTGAACAACTTCACCCGATGCGAGATGGGAGTTTCAATCCGCTATTCCAGGTAAGTTTTATGTTCCAGGATCCTCCAATGAAATTATACCTTGAGGGATTAGAATGTGAGTCCTTCGAAGTTCACAGCGGAACATCAAAATTTGATTGCACACTTTGGATGTGGGATGATGAAGAAGGTATTTCCGGTCTGTTTGAATACAATACTGATTTGTTTGAAGAATCTACGATCGACAGAATGTTCAGTAATTTCAGTACGCTTCTGCGGGGTATAGTTAACAATCCTGAAACAAGCGTTGCAAAACTGACAGTACTTTCTGCGGATGAAAAAGAATTGACATTGAAAAGCTGGAACGAAACTTCTTTTGAATATCCTTCCGACAAAACCATTCATCAGCTTTTTGAAAATATTGCTGAACAATATCCGGATAAAACTGCTGTTGAGTTCAGAGAAGAAACGATAAGCTATAAAGAGCTAAATGAAAGAGCTAATCAACTGGCATTTTATCTGGCTGAACACGGCGTTAAACAGGAATCATTGGTTGGAATTTATCTCGAACGTTCAATTGAAATGGTTGTTGCTCTTCTGGGTATCATGAAAGCCGGCGGCGCTTATGTACCAATGGATCCATTATTTCCGCAGGACAGACTGGCTTATATGTTAGAGGATGCGGGTATTCAAACACTTGTAACACAGAATAGTTTATCAGGCAGCTTTGCCGGATTTAAGGGTAAAGAAATTTTAATTGATACTGAGAAACGGAAAATCCAGGAAAAAGAAAAAACGAATCCATCAGTTAAGAGTAATTCATCAAACCTGGCGTATGTCATCTATACATCAGGCTCAACAGGAAAGCCCAAAGGAGTTCAAATAGAACAAAGAGCTGTTGTTAATTTTTTGGTTTCAATGCTAAAAGAACCGGGATTGACAAACACTGATGTGCTCTTGTCGGTAACAACTCTTTCATTCGATATCGCTGGTCTGGAAATTTATTTACCACTCATTGCAGGCGCAAAAGTTTTGTTGGTGCCGAAAGAAACATCTCTTGATGGTAAAGCATTAATTAATTTGATCAAAACAAAATCTGTTACAGTAATGCAGGCTACTCCATCTACATGGCGATTGATGCTCGCAGCAAACTGGGATAAACAGTTGGGCATAAAAATTCTTTGCGGCGGCGAGGCGTTGCCGGCAGAACTCGCGAGTGACTTAATAAAAAGAGAAAAGCTACTCTGGAATATGTATGGTCCGACTGAAACCACAATCTGGTCAGCAGTAAAAAAGATTGATAATGAAAACGGACCTGTATTAATTGGTAAACCAATTGCCAATACGCAGTTTTATATTCTGGATAAAAACAATCAACCCGTTCCAATAGGTGTTGCCGGTGAGTTACATATTGGAGGAGATGGACTTGCCCGCGGATATTTAAATCGTCCTGAACTAACGAATGAAAAATTTATTAAAAATCCCTTCACCAATGGTGAGTCCAGAATATATAAAACTGGTGATCTGGTCAGATGGAGAAGTGACGGGTTTATAGAATTTCTTGGAAGACTTGACCACCAGGTGAAAGTAAGAGGATTCAGAATAGAACTTGGTGAAATTGAATCTGCTTTGGGAAATCACCCGGAAATAAAACAAGCGGTTGTGACAGTTTTTCAACCGGTTTCAGGTGATACACGGATAGTTGCATATTTAATTCCAACAAACGGTAGGAACCCCGTAACAAATGATTTAAGGGATTTTCTCCGCATCAGTCTTCCTGAATATATGATTCCGGCGCACTATGAATTTTTATCAGAATTTCCTTTAACTCCAAACGGAAAGATTGACCGAAAGGCTTTACCTGAACCTTCCGCCTCTAAGACTGAATCGACAGGTGAATTCAACGGACCGAGAGATGAAATTGAAATTCAGCTAACTGCACTTTGGGAAAAGATGCTTAAGGTAAAACCGATCGGGATTAAGGATAATTTTTTTGAACTTGGCGGACATTCTCTGTTAGCCGCACAACTGTTCGCGAATATAGAAAAGATATTCGGAGTTAACATACCGCTTGCGATACTATTCCAGGCTCCTACAATTGAACTGTTAGCAAACATCATAAAAGAAAAAGACCATAAAAAATTGTGGTCATCCTTAGTTCCTATTCAACCTAACGGAACAAAACCGCCGCTGTATTTAGTGCACGGTGCTGAAGGCAATGTATTGTTATACCGGGAACTCGCAAATCAGTTGGGCAAGGATCAGCCGGTCTATGGCTTGCAATCGAGAGGACTCGATGGTCAATATGATATGCATACAAAATTTGAAGAGATGGCTGCCGACTATATCAATGAGATAAAATCACTTCAGCCTGATGGACCATATTACCTCGCCGGTTATTGTCTTGGCGGTGCCATAGCTTTTGAGATGGCTCAGCAATTGAAATCTAATGGTGACGAAATTGCCTTCCTGGGAATGCTTGAAACATATAACATCAAATCTAACTGTAACCAGTTACCGCCCTTTCAGAAATACTACAGCACTATTGAGAATGTAGTATTTCATTTTCAGAATGCTTATTCGATCAGGTCCGGCGAAAGGAAAAAGTTTCTATTTGAAAAGTTCACAATCGAACTAAACCGTATAAAGATGAAGTGGGGACTTTTTAAAAATAAAATCGCGGGTAAATTCCGACCGGATGAAGTTTTAAAATATCATCACCTACAGATAGATAAGATTAATGATAAAGCACAGGCTGATTATGAGCCCAGGCTTTATCCGGGTAAAATTAAATTGTACAAACCCAAAAAAGATTTTACCGGTTATACAGATGAAAAATTCGGTTGGGGAAATCTGGCAGCAGAGGGAGTTGATATTACTACTCTCCCTATTTATCCAAGAGGTATGCTGGTAGAACCCTATGTACAGCTGCTTGCAGCACAATTAAAAGCCGATATGGATAAAGCTGCACAAAATAAATAA